A genomic segment from Streptomyces sp. NBC_00459 encodes:
- the nhaA gene encoding Na+/H+ antiporter NhaA: protein MAAPRTANRKLLGRLSLPERTYVADALRTETVGGVLLLVAAITALIWANTPVKDSYEAVLDFHVGPAALGLDLSLQHWAADGLLAIFFFVAGIELKRELVAGDLRDPRAAALPVVAALCGMAVPALVYTLTNVTGGGSLAGWAVPTATDIAFALAVLAVIGTSLPSALRAFLLTLAVVDDLFAILIIAVFFTDDLNLAALGGALVGLAVFWLLLRKGVRGWYVYVPLALVIWGLMYNSGIHATIAGVSMGLMLRCTTRSEEGEKRSPGERVEHLVRPLSAGLAVPLFALFSAGVSVSGGVLGDVFAQPETLGVVLGLVVGKTLGIFGGTWLTARFTRASLSEDLAWADVFAVASLAGIGFTVSLLIGELAFDGDPALTDGVKAAVLTGSLIAALAATVLLKMRNARYRRLWEAEERDDDLDGIPDIYEEHDPAYHLRMADIHEGKAAEHRRIAALKAAELEAAERDRLAEVVGGAGDEGDGPA from the coding sequence GTGGCCGCCCCCCGCACCGCCAACCGCAAGCTCCTCGGACGGCTCTCACTGCCCGAGCGGACGTACGTCGCGGACGCCCTGCGGACCGAGACCGTCGGCGGGGTGCTGCTGCTCGTCGCCGCGATCACCGCGCTGATCTGGGCGAACACCCCTGTCAAGGACAGTTACGAGGCCGTCCTCGACTTTCACGTCGGGCCCGCCGCTCTCGGGCTCGACCTCTCCCTCCAGCACTGGGCGGCCGACGGCCTGCTCGCCATCTTCTTCTTCGTCGCCGGCATCGAACTCAAGCGCGAACTCGTCGCCGGCGATCTGCGCGACCCGAGGGCCGCCGCGCTGCCCGTCGTCGCCGCCCTGTGCGGAATGGCCGTACCGGCGCTCGTCTACACCCTCACCAACGTCACCGGCGGCGGTTCGCTCGCCGGATGGGCCGTGCCCACGGCCACCGACATCGCCTTCGCGCTCGCCGTGCTCGCCGTCATCGGTACGTCCCTGCCGAGCGCCCTGCGCGCGTTCCTGCTGACGCTCGCCGTCGTCGACGACCTCTTCGCCATCCTGATCATCGCGGTCTTCTTCACCGACGACCTGAACCTCGCCGCGCTCGGCGGCGCGCTCGTCGGCCTCGCCGTCTTCTGGCTGCTGCTGCGCAAGGGCGTACGCGGTTGGTACGTGTACGTTCCGCTCGCGCTCGTCATCTGGGGGCTGATGTACAACAGCGGCATCCACGCCACCATCGCCGGTGTCTCGATGGGCCTGATGCTGCGGTGCACGACCCGGAGCGAGGAGGGGGAGAAACGCTCGCCCGGCGAACGCGTGGAGCATCTGGTACGGCCTCTTTCGGCCGGGCTCGCAGTGCCGCTGTTCGCCCTGTTCAGCGCGGGCGTCTCGGTGTCCGGCGGGGTGCTGGGGGACGTGTTCGCACAGCCCGAGACACTCGGGGTCGTGCTCGGGCTCGTCGTCGGGAAGACACTCGGGATCTTCGGCGGAACCTGGCTGACGGCACGTTTCACCCGCGCCTCGCTCAGCGAAGACCTCGCCTGGGCCGACGTCTTCGCCGTCGCCTCGCTCGCCGGGATCGGGTTCACCGTCTCCCTGCTGATCGGTGAACTCGCGTTCGACGGCGACCCCGCGCTCACCGACGGCGTCAAGGCCGCCGTCCTGACCGGCTCGCTCATCGCCGCGCTCGCCGCGACCGTACTGCTGAAGATGCGGAACGCCAGGTACCGCAGGCTCTGGGAGGCGGAGGAGCGCGACGACGACCTCGACGGCATCCCCGACATCTACGAGGAGCACGATCCGGCGTACCACCTGCGCATGGCCGACATCCACGAGGGGAAGGCGGCAGAACACCGGCGCATCGCCGCGCTCAAGGCCGCCGAACTGGAGGCCGCCGAGCGGGACCGGCTTGCCGAAGTGGTGGGCGGGGCGGGCGACGAGGGTGACGGTCCGGCATGA
- a CDS encoding phage holin family protein, producing the protein MSAPDGSPVGAERSIGQLFASATTEMSALVHDEIALAKAQLKQDVKRGLTSGGAFTVAAAVLVFSLPMLNFALAYAIRTWSDWNLAVCFLLSFAANVLVAVLLVLVGVVFAKKATRSKGPQKVAASMKETAGVLQKAKPHPRPAPVSDEVEVVARSSS; encoded by the coding sequence ATGAGCGCACCCGACGGCAGCCCGGTCGGCGCCGAACGCAGCATCGGCCAGTTGTTCGCCTCGGCGACGACCGAGATGTCCGCGCTGGTGCACGACGAGATCGCACTGGCGAAAGCCCAGCTCAAGCAGGACGTGAAGCGCGGCCTGACCAGCGGCGGCGCGTTCACGGTGGCCGCCGCCGTACTGGTGTTCTCCCTGCCGATGCTCAACTTCGCACTGGCGTACGCCATTCGGACCTGGAGCGACTGGAACCTCGCGGTCTGCTTCCTGCTGTCGTTCGCCGCGAACGTCCTCGTCGCCGTCCTCCTGGTGCTGGTCGGCGTCGTCTTCGCGAAGAAGGCCACGCGGAGCAAGGGCCCGCAGAAGGTGGCCGCGTCCATGAAGGAGACGGCGGGCGTCCTCCAGAAGGCCAAGCCCCACCCCCGGCCCGCCCCGGTGAGTGACGAGGTCGAGGTTGTGGCACGCTCGTCCTCATGA
- a CDS encoding alpha/beta fold hydrolase → MTDPASPPARPSSTQPSSAQPASAVRLDLPGGREVVHRDVAANGARFHIAELGDGPLVMLVHGFPQFWWTWRHQLTALADAGFRAVAMDLRGVGGSDRTPRGYDPANLALDITGVVRSLGEPDAALVGHDLGGYLAWTAAVMRPKLVRRLVVSSMPHPRRWRSAMLSDVKQTAAGSYIWGFQRPWLPERQLIADDGALVGRLIRDWSGPRLPDDEAVETYRRAMCIPSTAHCAIEPYRWMVRSMARPDGIQFNRRMKRPVRVPTLHLHGSLDPVLRTRSAAGSGEYVEAPYRWRLFDGLGHFPHEEDPAAFSSELINWLKDPEPDR, encoded by the coding sequence ATGACGGACCCCGCCTCACCCCCGGCGCGCCCCTCTTCGACCCAGCCCTCGTCAGCGCAGCCCGCCTCGGCCGTACGGCTTGACCTGCCCGGCGGGCGCGAGGTGGTCCACCGGGATGTCGCAGCAAACGGCGCCCGGTTCCACATCGCCGAGCTGGGCGACGGGCCGCTGGTCATGCTCGTGCACGGGTTCCCGCAGTTCTGGTGGACGTGGCGGCACCAGCTGACCGCCCTCGCCGACGCCGGTTTCCGGGCCGTCGCCATGGATCTGCGGGGCGTGGGCGGCAGCGACCGTACGCCCCGGGGTTACGACCCGGCGAACCTCGCCCTCGACATCACGGGCGTCGTCCGGTCCCTGGGCGAGCCCGACGCCGCGCTGGTCGGCCACGACCTGGGCGGATACCTGGCGTGGACGGCCGCGGTGATGCGCCCCAAGCTGGTCCGACGGCTCGTGGTCTCCTCGATGCCTCATCCACGGCGCTGGCGCTCGGCGATGCTCTCCGACGTCAAGCAGACGGCCGCCGGGTCCTACATCTGGGGGTTCCAGCGGCCCTGGCTCCCCGAGCGGCAGCTCATCGCGGACGACGGGGCGCTCGTCGGGCGGCTGATCCGGGACTGGTCGGGGCCGCGGCTGCCCGACGACGAGGCGGTGGAGACGTACCGCAGGGCCATGTGCATCCCGTCCACCGCGCACTGTGCGATCGAGCCGTACCGCTGGATGGTCCGCTCGATGGCCCGTCCGGACGGCATCCAGTTCAACCGGCGCATGAAGCGGCCGGTGCGGGTGCCGACGCTCCATCTGCACGGCTCACTCGATCCGGTACTGCGCACACGCAGCGCGGCCGGCTCCGGGGAGTACGTCGAAGCGCCGTACCGCTGGCGCCTGTTCGACGGACTGGGGCACTTCCCGCACGAGGAGGATCCCGCGGCCTTCTCCTCCGAGCTGATCAACTGGCTGAAGGATCCCGAACCGGACCGGTGA
- a CDS encoding MarP family serine protease: protein MNVLDILLLVAAVWFAIVGYRQGFVVGILSVIGFLGGGLVAVYLLPVVWDGVTDEAEVSTTAAIVAVVIVIVCASVGQALTTHLGNKLRRFITWSPARALDATGGALVNVVAMLLVAWLIGAALAQTTMPTVGKEVRGSKVLAGVSEVLPSDADTWFQDFTSVLAQNGFPQVFSPFSDEPIKDVDPPDPALANSAVAVNAQRSIVKVMGTAQSCGKVLEGTGFVFGQRRVMTNAHVVGGVDEPTVQIGGEGRKYDATVVLYDWERDIAVLDVPDLRAPVLRFATADASSGKSAIVAGFPENGSYDVRPARVRGRITANGPDIYHRGTVRRDVYSLFATVRQGNSGGPLLTPDGKVYGVVFAKSLDDPDTGYALTADEIQEDIAQGRTANQQVDSDSCAL, encoded by the coding sequence GTGAACGTGCTGGACATCTTGTTGCTGGTCGCCGCCGTGTGGTTCGCGATCGTGGGCTACCGCCAGGGGTTCGTCGTCGGCATCCTGTCGGTGATCGGCTTCCTGGGCGGTGGTCTTGTCGCCGTCTATCTGCTGCCCGTTGTCTGGGACGGCGTGACCGACGAGGCCGAGGTGAGCACGACCGCCGCCATCGTCGCGGTCGTCATCGTGATCGTCTGCGCCTCCGTCGGCCAGGCCCTGACCACCCACCTCGGCAACAAGCTGCGCAGATTCATCACCTGGTCGCCCGCCCGCGCCCTCGACGCGACCGGCGGGGCCCTCGTCAACGTCGTCGCGATGCTCCTGGTCGCCTGGCTGATCGGCGCCGCCCTCGCGCAGACCACGATGCCCACGGTGGGCAAGGAGGTCCGCGGCTCCAAGGTGCTGGCAGGAGTGTCGGAGGTGCTGCCCTCCGATGCCGACACCTGGTTCCAGGACTTCACCTCGGTCCTCGCGCAGAACGGCTTCCCGCAGGTCTTCAGCCCGTTCTCCGACGAGCCCATCAAGGACGTCGACCCGCCCGACCCCGCGCTCGCCAACAGCGCGGTCGCCGTCAACGCCCAGCGTTCCATCGTCAAGGTCATGGGTACCGCCCAGAGCTGCGGCAAGGTCCTGGAGGGCACCGGCTTCGTCTTCGGCCAGCGGCGCGTGATGACCAACGCGCACGTGGTCGGCGGCGTCGACGAGCCCACCGTCCAGATAGGCGGCGAGGGCAGGAAGTACGACGCGACGGTCGTCCTCTACGACTGGGAGCGCGACATCGCCGTACTCGACGTGCCCGATCTGCGCGCGCCCGTGCTGCGGTTCGCGACAGCGGACGCGAGCAGCGGGAAGAGCGCGATCGTCGCCGGCTTCCCGGAGAACGGGTCGTACGACGTCCGCCCCGCGCGCGTGCGTGGTCGCATCACGGCCAACGGCCCGGACATCTACCACCGCGGCACGGTCCGCCGCGATGTCTACTCCCTGTTCGCGACCGTCCGTCAGGGCAACTCCGGCGGCCCGCTGCTCACGCCCGACGGCAAGGTGTACGGCGTGGTCTTCGCGAAGTCCCTCGACGACCCGGACACCGGTTACGCGCTCACGGCGGACGAGATCCAGGAGGACATCGCTCAGGGGCGCACAGCCAACCAGCAGGTGGACAGCGACAGCTGCGCGCTCTGA
- a CDS encoding NUDIX hydrolase, producing MTRASNTQGGEATLSKEGLPGWLDPVVHAVETVEPLQLSRFLPPEDGAGRQSAVLILFGEGEGKAENPEEGGGPELLLMERASSLRSHAGQPSFPGGALDPEDGDPQGDGPLRAALREAEEETGLDPAGVQLFGVLPKLYIPVSGFVVTPVLGWWREPTPVGVVDPNETARVFTVPVADLTDPANRATAVHPSGHKGPAFLVESALVWGFTAGIIDRLMHYSGWERPWDRNKQVPLDWRA from the coding sequence GTGACGCGCGCGAGCAACACACAGGGCGGCGAGGCGACGCTGAGCAAGGAGGGCCTGCCCGGCTGGCTCGATCCGGTGGTGCACGCCGTCGAGACGGTCGAACCGCTCCAGCTGAGCCGCTTCCTGCCGCCCGAGGACGGCGCCGGCCGCCAGTCGGCCGTACTGATCCTCTTCGGAGAGGGCGAGGGGAAGGCCGAGAACCCCGAGGAGGGCGGCGGGCCCGAGCTGCTGCTCATGGAGCGGGCCAGTTCGCTGCGCTCCCACGCCGGTCAGCCCTCCTTCCCCGGCGGCGCCCTCGATCCCGAGGACGGCGATCCGCAGGGCGACGGTCCGCTGCGGGCCGCGCTGCGCGAGGCCGAGGAGGAGACGGGGCTCGATCCGGCCGGCGTCCAGCTCTTCGGCGTACTGCCCAAGCTCTACATCCCGGTGAGCGGCTTCGTCGTCACGCCCGTGCTGGGCTGGTGGCGCGAGCCGACACCGGTCGGGGTCGTCGACCCGAACGAGACGGCGCGGGTCTTCACGGTCCCCGTGGCGGATCTCACGGATCCGGCCAATCGTGCGACCGCCGTGCACCCAAGTGGCCACAAGGGTCCGGCATTTCTGGTCGAATCGGCCCTCGTGTGGGGCTTCACGGCCGGGATCATCGACCGTCTGATGCACTACTCGGGCTGGGAGCGCCCCTGGGACAGAAACAAGCAGGTCCCGCTGGACTGGCGCGCGTGA
- the nth gene encoding endonuclease III — translation MSVERAAKKVTGTAEAGGTDAKSTPEEQTARSAGSVKRAASAAAKKPAARKQAAAKGAATVKPAAAKSATAKPASKAAASGTAVSKAAASKTGAPKPAAKTAAPKPPRNESRTALVRRARRIDRELAEVYPYAHPELDFENSFQLLVATVLSAQTTDLRVNQTTPALFAKYPTPEDLAAANPEEVEEILRPTGFFRAKTRSVIGLSKALSEEFGGEVPGRLEDLVKLPGVGRKTAFVVLGNAFGRPGITVDTHFQRLVHRWQWTAEKDPDKIEAAVGALFPKSDWTMLSHHVIFHGRRICHARKPACGACPLAPLCPAYGEGETDPEKALKLLKYEKGGFPGQRLNPPQAYLDAGGIPAPPLAAG, via the coding sequence ATGTCGGTGGAGAGAGCCGCCAAGAAGGTGACCGGGACGGCCGAAGCGGGTGGGACGGACGCGAAGAGCACCCCGGAGGAGCAGACCGCGCGGTCGGCCGGGTCGGTGAAGAGGGCTGCCTCCGCAGCGGCGAAGAAGCCGGCGGCGAGGAAGCAGGCGGCGGCGAAAGGGGCCGCGACGGTGAAGCCCGCCGCCGCGAAGTCGGCCACAGCCAAGCCCGCCTCCAAGGCTGCCGCTTCCGGAACCGCTGTCTCCAAGGCCGCCGCGTCCAAGACCGGCGCCCCGAAGCCCGCCGCCAAGACCGCTGCCCCGAAGCCGCCCCGCAACGAGTCGCGCACCGCGCTCGTCCGGCGCGCGCGCCGGATCGACCGGGAGCTCGCCGAGGTCTATCCGTACGCCCACCCCGAGCTGGACTTCGAGAACTCCTTCCAGCTGCTCGTCGCCACGGTCCTGTCCGCCCAGACCACCGACCTGAGGGTGAACCAGACGACCCCCGCCCTCTTCGCCAAGTACCCCACCCCCGAGGACCTGGCCGCCGCCAACCCCGAGGAGGTCGAGGAGATCCTGCGCCCGACCGGGTTCTTCCGGGCGAAGACCAGGTCCGTCATAGGGCTGTCCAAGGCCCTGTCGGAGGAGTTCGGCGGCGAGGTGCCCGGCCGCCTCGAAGACCTCGTCAAACTCCCCGGTGTGGGCCGTAAGACGGCTTTCGTCGTTCTCGGCAACGCCTTCGGGCGGCCCGGCATCACCGTGGACACGCACTTCCAGCGGCTGGTGCACCGCTGGCAGTGGACGGCGGAGAAGGACCCGGACAAGATCGAGGCCGCCGTCGGCGCGCTCTTCCCCAAGAGCGACTGGACGATGCTCTCGCACCACGTGATCTTCCACGGCCGCCGTATCTGCCATGCCCGCAAGCCCGCCTGCGGCGCCTGCCCGCTCGCCCCGCTCTGCCCGGCGTACGGGGAGGGCGAGACGGACCCGGAGAAGGCGCTGAAGCTCCTGAAGTACGAGAAGGGCGGCTTCCCCGGCCAGCGGCTGAACCCGCCGCAGGCGTACCTCGACGCGGGCGGCATCCCGGCGCCGCCGCTGGCGGCCGGATGA
- a CDS encoding Crp/Fnr family transcriptional regulator, with translation MDDVLRRAPLFAALDDEQAAELRASMSEVTLARGDALFHEGDPGDRLYVVTEGKVKLHRTSPDGRENMLAVLGPGELIGELSLFDPGPRTATATALTEVKLLGLGHGDLQPWLNARPEVAAALLRAVARRLRKTNDQMSDLVFSDVPGRVARALLDLSRRFGVQSEEGIHVVHDLTQEELAQLVGASRETVNKALADFAGRGWLRLEARAVILLDVERLAKRSR, from the coding sequence GTGGACGACGTTCTGCGGCGCGCCCCGCTCTTCGCGGCGCTCGATGACGAGCAGGCCGCGGAGCTCCGCGCCTCCATGAGTGAGGTGACCCTCGCGCGCGGTGACGCCCTGTTCCACGAGGGCGACCCGGGTGACCGGCTCTACGTGGTCACCGAGGGCAAGGTCAAGCTCCACCGCACGTCTCCGGACGGGCGCGAGAACATGCTGGCCGTCCTCGGCCCCGGCGAGCTGATCGGCGAGCTGTCGCTGTTCGACCCGGGCCCGCGCACCGCCACGGCCACCGCACTTACCGAGGTCAAGCTGCTCGGCCTCGGCCACGGCGACCTCCAGCCCTGGCTGAACGCCCGCCCCGAGGTGGCCGCCGCGCTCCTGCGCGCCGTCGCCCGGCGCCTGCGCAAGACCAACGACCAGATGTCCGACCTGGTCTTCTCCGACGTGCCGGGCCGCGTGGCGCGTGCCCTGCTCGACCTCTCGCGCCGGTTCGGCGTGCAGTCGGAGGAGGGCATCCACGTGGTGCACGACCTGACCCAGGAGGAGCTGGCACAGCTCGTCGGCGCCTCCCGCGAGACGGTCAACAAGGCGCTCGCCGACTTCGCGGGCCGCGGCTGGCTGCGCCTGGAGGCGCGGGCCGTGATCCTGCTGGACGTGGAGCGCCTCGCGAAGCGTTCGCGTTAG
- a CDS encoding outer membrane protein assembly factor BamB family protein, with protein sequence MHQDRAPESVWAAAPEPAKRRLRLFRRDPEAQTLWQSEFEQRDLGEPLGLWATDKAVALARFDRVTAYAPASGEPLWTWQPPGQDVIVGVSQDTQDGLGIVLHHDDGARGAGHVRLTALDLGSGAVAWSREQPKDQLGYVGADQTREVTLGGGRIATAPIWIADSQGWKGNEPPVVRCLDARTGDVQWERSLPDKWGDWFSVLATDPPVLSVRNDGRRSRPRLYVVREDGQWHTELPYGYKDFGPAVAVFGDTLVVGLEPEDPAGNGEKNADAVLRAYSVSTGEQLWEWRTDHGRTLHPLVHRGYFMVGNGYGSRVTVLDPADGRVVAERKLPGFSYRARYAAWEDRLAVVCHALSETRRVRVFRWK encoded by the coding sequence ATGCACCAGGACAGAGCGCCCGAGTCGGTCTGGGCGGCGGCGCCGGAGCCCGCGAAGCGCCGGTTGCGTCTCTTCCGCCGGGACCCTGAGGCACAGACGCTGTGGCAGTCCGAGTTCGAGCAGCGGGACCTCGGCGAGCCGCTCGGCCTGTGGGCGACGGACAAGGCGGTCGCCCTGGCCCGCTTCGACCGCGTGACGGCGTACGCGCCGGCGTCCGGTGAGCCCCTCTGGACCTGGCAGCCGCCGGGCCAGGACGTGATCGTCGGGGTGTCCCAGGACACCCAGGACGGCCTGGGCATCGTCCTGCACCACGACGACGGCGCGCGGGGCGCCGGGCACGTCCGTCTCACCGCCCTGGACCTCGGCTCCGGGGCCGTGGCCTGGTCGCGCGAGCAGCCGAAGGACCAGCTGGGATACGTCGGCGCCGACCAGACGCGCGAGGTGACGCTCGGCGGCGGCCGGATCGCGACCGCCCCCATCTGGATCGCTGACAGCCAGGGCTGGAAGGGCAACGAACCGCCGGTCGTCCGGTGCCTCGACGCGCGCACCGGCGACGTCCAGTGGGAGCGGTCGCTGCCGGACAAGTGGGGCGACTGGTTCTCCGTCCTGGCGACGGACCCGCCGGTCCTGTCCGTCCGCAACGACGGCAGGCGCTCCCGCCCCCGGCTGTACGTGGTGCGCGAGGACGGCCAGTGGCACACTGAACTTCCTTACGGGTACAAGGACTTCGGACCCGCGGTCGCCGTCTTCGGCGACACTCTCGTCGTTGGGCTGGAACCGGAAGACCCTGCCGGAAACGGCGAGAAGAACGCCGACGCGGTCCTGCGCGCCTACTCCGTGTCGACCGGCGAACAGCTCTGGGAGTGGCGCACCGACCACGGCCGTACGCTCCATCCGCTGGTCCATCGCGGGTACTTCATGGTCGGCAACGGCTACGGCAGCCGGGTGACCGTCCTCGACCCCGCCGACGGCCGGGTCGTCGCGGAGCGCAAGCTCCCGGGCTTCAGCTACCGGGCACGGTACGCGGCCTGGGAGGACCGTCTGGCCGTCGTGTGCCACGCGCTGAGCGAGACCCGCCGCGT